Proteins co-encoded in one Arachis hypogaea cultivar Tifrunner chromosome 11, arahy.Tifrunner.gnm2.J5K5, whole genome shotgun sequence genomic window:
- the LOC112722141 gene encoding putative F-box protein At5g55150 — protein sequence MASLSLSVPYAILPSIQQTQLIDDDDDDPMTVDRSIFSLAEKKRYEWKNMLKDHVGAWCIGSSHGWIVFLDQNGVPLLLNPSSSTIINLPPLPLSFLHPLTYSYFAEHLRKTFIVKAILMCYSSPSSYTLAIIYGCNRKIAYCNSTTWVELSNDRQSYCDIVFSNNHLYALTQDGSIEVWNISGPIPIRWIFLTPTMVVNYEEEKSYFGDNFSTNLYLVVSGEDILLVKRFIGNFVNDDGLVVEEEDLLSSEDTQPLICPYKTKYFTVYKLDIEDKKWKKMKSLHDKILFLDANESVSMDAKTCLGCEANSIYFTDDRWEEMNLDYMYGGHDWGVFNLQEKYVKSLVQCADRIDPPPIWVVPVP from the coding sequence AtggcttctctttctctctcagttCCCTATGCCATTCTTCCAAGTATTCAACAAACACAgcttattgatgatgatgatgatgatcctaTGACTGTTGACCGAAGCATCTTCAGTTTAGCAGAGAAGAAGCGTTATGAGTGGAAGAACATGTTGAAGGATCATGTTGGAGCATGGTGTATTGGTTCTTCTCATGGTTGGATTGTGTTTCTTGATCAGAATGGAGTTCCACTTCTTCTAAATCCTTcttcttccactattattaacCTACCACCTCTTCCCCTTTCATTCTTGCACCCTCTCACATATTCTTACTTTGCTGAACACTTAAGGAAAACCTTCATAGTCAAAGCAATCTTAATGTGTTACTCCTCTCCTTCAAGCTACACTCTTGCTATCATATATGGTTGCAACCGTAAGATTGCTTACTGCAACTCTACAACTTGGGTTGAACTCTCTAATGATAGACAATCTTATTGTGATATTGTGTTCAGCAACAACCATCTTTATGCTTTGACACAAGATGGTTCTATTGAAGTTTGGAATATTTCTGGGCCAATTCCTATAAGATGGATTTTTTTAACACCGACTATGGTAGTGAATTATGAAGAGGAGAAATCATATTTTGGAGATAACTTCTCAACAAATTTGTATTTGGTAGTATCTGGGGAAGATATCTTGTTGGTAAAAAGATTTATTGGAAATTTTGTTAATGATGATGGgttagtagtagaagaagaagatctTTTATCCTCTGAAGATACACAACCATTAATTTGTCCTTATAAAACCAAATATTTTACTGTTTATAAGCTTGATATTGAAGACAAGAAGTGGAAAAAGATGAAATCTTTACATGATAAAATTCTGTTCTTGGATGCTAATGAGTCTGTATCAATGGATGCTAAAACTTGTTTGGGGTGTGAAGCAAATTCAATCTACTTTACAGATGATAGGTGGGAAGAGATGAATTTGGATTACATGTATGGTGGACATGATTGGGGTGTTTTTAATCTTCAAGAGAAATATGTTAAGAGCCTCGTACAATGTGCAGATAGGATTGATCCTCCACCAATTTGGGTAGTTCCAGTTCCATAG